DNA sequence from the Pectinophora gossypiella chromosome 12, ilPecGoss1.1, whole genome shotgun sequence genome:
ATAATCGAAATCCACGCCAGTCGCCTGTATTATATTAAGGACAATTCTCATACGATTTAATGATTTTAAATacagataatggtgctaattcctgtaaataccatctaattttattttaagttatatctgtcattttcttatccgccgaaaaggaaagggacgggtaatcgacaagcataaaatttatggaacacacgtcaattttaagcacaaatctaaaccgtctaaaaattttacatcagtcaataacccgacacagttaagtagacagcacgtcaaacggattgcataccagcgacgtacctttttgattcgcccgggttattcattcatttactcattcttcctaaaattaagagctgtgaatcatcaaGGGacgcctttccttttcgacggatatgaaaatgacggatataacttaaaataaaattaggcggtgtctgcaggaatcggggccaatgacgcAGACACaaactttatattattttagctTGGCAGTACCAAAACTAGCATCATCCCTTTCTTGCAATTATCGTAAGTGAAGAATGGCAATATTTTTAAAGCTGTCAAAGATTAAATCGGCACGAATTATTTACTAAGGTCgcagtaaaacataataattatcgaTAACCACAACTTACCTCCACAGTAGCTTGGAAATTGTTATCATGAGCCATCAAGAGCTCAGACAAGATATCGTGAGTCATTTCAGGGAACAAATTGTAAAGTTTGTCTCGAGACAACCTCGCCGCCATATCCTTCGGTTCCTTGGTTCTCCATTCCGCTACATCTTTCTGGTACAAAGACAAAGCAAAATCCATATCCATAATTTCTTTGAAGTCCGGAAATTCTGGTTCCTTGCCTTGCTGAGCTAATTCTGCTTCTTTCGATGTTAATTGTCTGCaacaaaaaattatattaagttaatattaattattattttaattgtcaTCGTTGTTGTGATATTGTCTTATTCATAAATCATGCGGTCGATAGTTTTATTCTATACCAAGATACTTATTTTAAACGCAGTTAATTCAATGTGATAGAAAATCAAAGACTAATTGATTAATGAAAACACAAcacaagtaaaataaaaataagaaaatataaaaaagaaaagctaCCAATCTACATGAAGAAACCAAACCAAATAACACAGTATAATAAACCAACAAAAAAGTCGTTACCTAGCAAATTCTTCATCTTCCTTCAACATCTTCGCAGTCTGTTTGTCAAGCTCATCTAATTGACACATCAGTGATTCTATCCAGAATGCATTTATCTCATTCAATAACGAAACTGGGATATTGATCCTTGGCACTACGGTCGCAGGGTATGTCATGCCTTGTCTTCCAAACAAGTCATCTAATTGAGAGACAAACTCTGCTCCTAAGTTTATATTAACCATTTTCTCTGCTTCGTCAACACTACTAGCAACGGATTCCTCGTCATCACTTTGACTTTCGTTGACTGCAATTAGATGATtacattgtgacgtcacatttctaGAAGTACTTGGTTGAATTTCTATTTCATGATTTTGTGAAGACAGATTAATATTAAAAGGAATCTGCTCAGAATTCTCATACGAAGAACCTCCTTCACggaatttcttcatttttaacATGTGCTCCGAATAATGTTCATTAGACAAAACAACATTCTTTTCTAATGAACGTAGCAGCTGTATTGTAGAATCTGATGGGATAGTTTTAGTTTTCTTAGGTATACAGGTGGGTTCAATTGGAATGTTTTGTTCGTCGGCAGTGGTAGCAGGATTGGCAGTACTTCTGGTTTCTGCGTCTGGTATTATATGGTACGCTGCTAAGCAATTGCATTGCTCTTCCATTTCTACTTCAGTGTCTGATGCTTCATCGCCCTCTGTAGTTTCCAACTGGTTGTCGGCCATTCCACCCAAAACAATATCAACAGCCCAATTCACATCACCGCAGCACTTATCGAAAATATCTCTTAATGAAGCTTTCGGCACATTTTTAAACAGTTTTCTGAAAGCAATGAAATGTTGTTCCTCATTTTTGCACCTGTAAGTCTCTGTAATCAGTAACTCATTGGTAGTAGTACTTTTGTCAAGACGACGTTTGTCAGGTATCTTTTCTTTCTGGAGGTTAATGTAAAAGAGATTGATGTCTCTTGGTGTAGCAgtgattattttaaaaactttttttgggTTTTGTAGATCAGTATCTCCAATTTCCATACAAGTCTCGCTGGACTTAGTTTCTCTGACAGGAATTTCGATGGATTGACTTGTAGTTGTAGAAGTATCATCAGTCCATGGAGGCATAAACATTGATATTTTTCGCCAATCGTCACATGTCTGAACGGATTCCAGCAGATTATCTCTTGGTGTTGATGATGATCCTTCAGAATGAGTTCTCCTTTGTGGTCTAGGGTCCATAGAAGTAGAATTTTCGTTAGCGCTTCTGTTGGTCTCTTGTGGTTCAGAATCCCAACCTTCATTATTTTCCCATTCTTGTTCCACTTTTTCCATTTTCTCTATTTGCTTTTGAATTTCTATATATCTCTGTTGCCTttctatttcttcttcttcctcaGATTCTACTTCTGTTGTTATTGACCTAAAATTTGGTAAATATTCGGTTACTTCTCTTTGTGGTTGGTTACAATCGGGTGTTTGTGGTTTCACATCACGTTCACCATGCTGTATAGGTTCACTTACCATAGCAGGTGGAATAGTCTCGCTTGTACTAATTTTAGGATCTGGTTGGTTACGTGATTGAGGAGGTTCAAATACTGGCATATTCCTCATAACTGGTGGTACCATTTTAGCTGGATAAGACAAACCATAGTATTTCTTTAAGAATTCTCCTGTTATGCCATCTTGATAGTTATCTAACATTCTGCATATTGTGGCAGGTGGAACATTATGTGTATTTCTCTTTAACAACTGATTAGCTTTCTTCGCCCATGGAGTATTTGGTTCCACAACTTCGATGTAATAACCGTTTCGAACTCCCTCCTTAACATAGGGTTCCATTTCCCAAATCTCAACATTGGTGTTATCAATAATGATAGGACTAAGTCCTTGCCTCATTGCTGCTCTTGATCTCCTTTGATTCCACTCATGAGCTTCTGATATTCTGGATTTATCATATAGATATTTGCCTCGGACCATAAAAAAATCGTCTGTACTTAAGATATGAGTTTTGAAATCGGCGTAAGTGGCACCAATAGTTATTTCAATAATTTGGCGAGCGAGATATGTCTTGCCACTTCCTGGAATTCCTCGCATGAGAATAAGTATTCTGCTACCCTGATTATAGTATGTGATTATCTGCCGAAGTTGTTCAGTCCAGACTAATGCGTTGGTAGGTGGTGGGCGTGGTTTTGGTAACTGCTTAGGCACTGCGCCTGTACTGCGTGATGCACCAGCATACGACATGATGGGTGCAGCCTGATATGGCTGGGAAGCCTGGGAAGGTACAATTGGTTGATTGCTTGGTGTGTTACGTTGTACGAGTTGATGTGATGAGTTTTCTGTTTCTGGCCTTTCCAATGCCGGTTCAGGTGTAGTATTATGTTTAGTTTCAGTTGTACTGTCGGTTTCATTTGGAATATCAGATGACATGTTCATTACTACTTCTGCTGATAAATTcactgtaaaaacaaaaaaaaataataatgagaaaataaaaaagatacttAATACTgatatagataaatatttttttattgaaacataGAAGGTGACCCATCTGAATACCTACTAAATCTACCATTATCCAAAAACACCAGAAAAATGTTCTGCATAATCAAACCCCCccatttaaacaaaaaaaaaactaaaacgtaaaaaaCAGCCTCAAAACCATTTATCACACCCCGTATAaagaaacaacaaaaacaagatgaattataagaaaataatatcaCAATATTATCTTATTTTCCTGATGTTTGTTATTTAACAGAAACACACTACAAATACCCCCAATACTACTTTTGTTATTTCGATTTTAAGtttttaggggaggcctgtgttgGACTAATACAGACTGTAGTATGTTATGTAAAGTGATAAGATAGTATAGTGTGCCAAACGAAACACAGAAACGATTTGTATCTTCCTTAACGGCTAAGGAATGCAAACCGATTCACGTgcactgtcaacttaattctgttgggttattagcctatgtaaaatttttagaaggTTGTCTTAGATTTATGCTTGAAATTGACGTGAGTTCTATGACAGGAACTTAGATGGTGTAtatacaggaattagcaccaatgtaataTAAGTACATTTCATATTATTAACTCCAAGTTTCTTCTAATGTTATCTGGGTCCTGCTCAGGTGGAACCAAATAAGATAGtaaaagtttatttgtttttaagggtcatcactaatttaatagccatgctcttgtcagcgtagcattctccattcttgtctatcaaagaccaattccttttAAGAGCAACAGAGATACATAGATAGAGATAGAGCAGagttttgtttttcttagtttgaatttgaaaaactcCAAATGCTACAGTGAAAAACTATTGAAGCTTTTTTAGTAACTTTCATTATTGCCATTAGGTTgtattattgtaagtattaaTTAATGTTACTTAGTCTCTTTCAATATTGAATGGTAATTGATAaggaaattataaacaaatatatttgtcaaataaataaagaatttatttttttatgtaactgttttgtttatggtgtaaataaattattcaatttaaaaaaaaattagaatataAACTTACATTCTTTAAGGACTAATTTGTCTAATGCTACTATTTCCAGTCTGTGTAGATTGTAGAATGTGTTGGCCAGATATCATGATCTTGACGTTACTATGCCcttaaatgtatataaaaacattgcactggctgctttttgtaaaattatttctaatttttttatttttttttattttttttaatttttttagtttatatcttgtttttgttATTCACTTGATTttgcatgctgtgactacttgtaattgagcccgctctgaatctttttttttattgtatgtaactttgcatgtgcagagtgtagcttgtaagttgtccataataaataaaaaaagatgtgAGAAAAAATCTATTTAACACAACACACAAGTGTACAGTTTGTAGGTATATGAAGTTCTGCACTGAGGAATTTTAATGACACATGAAAAATAACGGTAACACCTGAGTAACTAAAATGAATATTAAGTATTGCAAATTGTTAATTTGTGTGATTCATTGCAACATCAAGGTAAAAAGGACACAGATCAATATCACTCTCTTAGGACAATGAGATAAACTAAGAACATCGAAAAAGTCAATAAGGTACCGCCTATATTGTTTTTACAAAAGATTATTGTTGTAAACTgtaaaatcatttatgatttcAAGTAtgtattacaataataaatagcTGATGATATGTAAATGTTCTTCATAGGAAAGTATTTTAATACAAAGTAGTATCTGAACAATTAGCTGACTGGTTGGCTTTGCGAGGCCACTGCTGAGTGGCTGTTGAGTACACCATAGTCGGCGCATCTCTATTAATTATaccatttttcttcttctattgtgcaACATTTATATGGATATATCTTACTAGCCATTCATTTAAAACAAGAAACCATGAACTGCAGTAACCTTAGTTATTAAACAAGAGAAGGAGACCATTTCCAGTTCAAAAATAAGTCACAGGAGATAATAAGTTGTCTATATTATGGGAAACCCCCAAGTAACATACCTAAAGGTATTATAGCAATCCACTCCCACTATTAATGATGTTGAGGAATACCATAATGATTACCATATTACTGTGCCATGGCGAATCCAGCTAAAAACAGAACAAAatctatgtatatttatgtctaCATTATACAATAGCTATACGGCTGCTATCGCGCAAAATCCTTCTATTTAGCGTCATCGAGTAGCTAGGTACTGCGCAATACTATTCcgatcaataaaaaataaacttacaatcACCGTCGCAGCTCTCCACCACCGCCAATATCACGTCTTTACTGATAAGATTTCCAAACAAACCAGCTAAAGTTTCAACAACATCACTGAAGTTAGACCCTTGGTCTGGTTTCCCCTCCATGATTTCAACAAACGTATGGAAAGCAAACACAATTGAAATTATGACGATTCTACTATGACCCAGAACGGTCGGTAATTACCCAAAAGCTAATCAACTTCATGTATTTTAAAGAAACGTGTATTATTACGAAATTTATTCACTCCCAAAACAGTAAACGGTCCCATTTTGTGGAACAGACAATATCAAACCAAAACCAAACAACGCGCAATAAGAAAGAACGAAACGAAGTTTAGGAAGCACACCGCAACAGATTCATAACAAAATAACACAATTATTAACATAATGTTTATTTACGTAGGCGCTGGTATATAGTTGATATCATAATCCATGATCGACGTTCGTAAAGTTGTAAACATAACGCAGTTGTCaaactattttttacatttgttacTTTTGGTTTAGAAAACTTGGATTTTGAGTtcaaaaaaatacacttaaagATGAACGCACACCGAAACGTGCTGCAACTGCAATAGCCGCATGTGGTGAGAGTGACGTGGGGTCgggtgttattttattttattacaccgAGACACCGAGGAATAATCACATATCCcagatattaatattataatcggaataaagaaaatcaatataggtaataacataattatatacaaatccgatcgaaatatcaagcaaaTATCTCgcccattatattatattttcgaataattatgtaacta
Encoded proteins:
- the LOC126371076 gene encoding uncharacterized protein LOC126371076 isoform X1, with translation MEGKPDQGSNFSDVVETLAGLFGNLISKDVILAVVESCDGDLNLSAEVVMNMSSDIPNETDSTTETKHNTTPEPALERPETENSSHQLVQRNTPSNQPIVPSQASQPYQAAPIMSYAGASRSTGAVPKQLPKPRPPPTNALVWTEQLRQIITYYNQGSRILILMRGIPGSGKTYLARQIIEITIGATYADFKTHILSTDDFFMVRGKYLYDKSRISEAHEWNQRRSRAAMRQGLSPIIIDNTNVEIWEMEPYVKEGVRNGYYIEVVEPNTPWAKKANQLLKRNTHNVPPATICRMLDNYQDGITGEFLKKYYGLSYPAKMVPPVMRNMPVFEPPQSRNQPDPKISTSETIPPAMVSEPIQHGERDVKPQTPDCNQPQREVTEYLPNFRSITTEVESEEEEEIERQQRYIEIQKQIEKMEKVEQEWENNEGWDSEPQETNRSANENSTSMDPRPQRRTHSEGSSSTPRDNLLESVQTCDDWRKISMFMPPWTDDTSTTTSQSIEIPVRETKSSETCMEIGDTDLQNPKKVFKIITATPRDINLFYINLQKEKIPDKRRLDKSTTTNELLITETYRCKNEEQHFIAFRKLFKNVPKASLRDIFDKCCGDVNWAVDIVLGGMADNQLETTEGDEASDTEVEMEEQCNCLAAYHIIPDAETRSTANPATTADEQNIPIEPTCIPKKTKTIPSDSTIQLLRSLEKNVVLSNEHYSEHMLKMKKFREGGSSYENSEQIPFNINLSSQNHEIEIQPSTSRNVTSQCNHLIAVNESQSDDEESVASSVDEAEKMVNINLGAEFVSQLDDLFGRQGMTYPATVVPRINIPVSLLNEINAFWIESLMCQLDELDKQTAKMLKEDEEFARQLTSKEAELAQQGKEPEFPDFKEIMDMDFALSLYQKDVAEWRTKEPKDMAARLSRDKLYNLFPEMTHDILSELLMAHDNNFQATVEVLLMSTGKADILQEKNGLSKFVMAKEMELQEKLLEEEKQALSDLEWPLLPKGEKVEMAVVDRYRQKADEHLATRNLNYQKAQDYIRRGMTQVANYYSDIAQFHKKKYEQANSLAAASLIQVHASNNPDNATIDLHYLRVGEAKESLDIFLDTHIQKLKESTRKGVRFQTLFFITGRGLHSNGRPKVKPAVKKRLRERGLAFSERNPGLLTATVCADDKLSYQVKVP
- the LOC126371076 gene encoding uncharacterized protein LOC126371076 isoform X2; this translates as MNMSSDIPNETDSTTETKHNTTPEPALERPETENSSHQLVQRNTPSNQPIVPSQASQPYQAAPIMSYAGASRSTGAVPKQLPKPRPPPTNALVWTEQLRQIITYYNQGSRILILMRGIPGSGKTYLARQIIEITIGATYADFKTHILSTDDFFMVRGKYLYDKSRISEAHEWNQRRSRAAMRQGLSPIIIDNTNVEIWEMEPYVKEGVRNGYYIEVVEPNTPWAKKANQLLKRNTHNVPPATICRMLDNYQDGITGEFLKKYYGLSYPAKMVPPVMRNMPVFEPPQSRNQPDPKISTSETIPPAMVSEPIQHGERDVKPQTPDCNQPQREVTEYLPNFRSITTEVESEEEEEIERQQRYIEIQKQIEKMEKVEQEWENNEGWDSEPQETNRSANENSTSMDPRPQRRTHSEGSSSTPRDNLLESVQTCDDWRKISMFMPPWTDDTSTTTSQSIEIPVRETKSSETCMEIGDTDLQNPKKVFKIITATPRDINLFYINLQKEKIPDKRRLDKSTTTNELLITETYRCKNEEQHFIAFRKLFKNVPKASLRDIFDKCCGDVNWAVDIVLGGMADNQLETTEGDEASDTEVEMEEQCNCLAAYHIIPDAETRSTANPATTADEQNIPIEPTCIPKKTKTIPSDSTIQLLRSLEKNVVLSNEHYSEHMLKMKKFREGGSSYENSEQIPFNINLSSQNHEIEIQPSTSRNVTSQCNHLIAVNESQSDDEESVASSVDEAEKMVNINLGAEFVSQLDDLFGRQGMTYPATVVPRINIPVSLLNEINAFWIESLMCQLDELDKQTAKMLKEDEEFARQLTSKEAELAQQGKEPEFPDFKEIMDMDFALSLYQKDVAEWRTKEPKDMAARLSRDKLYNLFPEMTHDILSELLMAHDNNFQATVEVLLMSTGKADILQEKNGLSKFVMAKEMELQEKLLEEEKQALSDLEWPLLPKGEKVEMAVVDRYRQKADEHLATRNLNYQKAQDYIRRGMTQVANYYSDIAQFHKKKYEQANSLAAASLIQVHASNNPDNATIDLHYLRVGEAKESLDIFLDTHIQKLKESTRKGVRFQTLFFITGRGLHSNGRPKVKPAVKKRLRERGLAFSERNPGLLTATVCADDKLSYQVKVP